The Brachyhypopomus gauderio isolate BG-103 chromosome 1, BGAUD_0.2, whole genome shotgun sequence genome includes a window with the following:
- the fblim1 gene encoding filamin-binding LIM protein 1 isoform X1, translating into MTSAAPQKRMVSSVFITLASPHRATVTPTPQIPTPTPQILGTPSRDTQHPTVPLSPTGAHRRPSASSIATQEGVRGVSSVPASPVRAQARPNPRSPAPETQTTISANGTPLSAPSRLGKTGQHKPDSSSKESLPSPPPPKSLLSEVSDVPAAPPPPTPFVVSSPTCPPADPKQRPSPSTGEQVSVAGRHTVETLPPAGSKKEEPSAGFLDSSEEEIRPDVCGFCRKSVSLTEPAIEALNRTYHSGCFQCRQCHTPLAGKMYYNKAGIPLCEDCYQASLEPCWACGEVIMDYVIRALERAYHPPCFVCTTCRQPIGEQRFAQGEVGEVYCLQDYYRKYAPQCSICGELIIPREDGTDSYTVECLGCSFHEDCYRCEVCGMLLSPEPNEHGCHPLEGQILCKPCHLSLVQTVQH; encoded by the exons ATGACATCTGCCGCCCCTCAGAAGAGGATGGTGTCCTCTGTCTTCATCACTCTGGCCTCTCCGCACCGAGCGACAGTCACCCCTACACCCCAGATCCCAACGCCAACGCCTCAAATCCTTGGCACCCCAAGCCGAGACACACAGCACCCCACAGTACCACTCAGTCCCACTGGAGCACACCGAAGACCCTCAGCTTCTTCCATTGCCACTCAGGAAGGGGTGCGAGGTGTCTCCTCTGTCCCTGCCAGCCCTGTCCGAGCCCAGGCCCGACCCAACCCGCGCTCCCCTGCCCCAGAAACCCAGACCACGATCAGTGCCAATGGCACTCCCCTGTCTGCTCCTTCCAGACTGGGGAAAACAGGCCAGCATAAGCCAGACAGCAGCTCCAAGG AGTCCctcccttctccacctccccctaAGTCCCTGCTCTCTGAGGTGTCTGATGTTCCggctgctcctccacccccaacTCCTTTTGTTGTGTCCTCTCCCACGTGTCCTCCAGCTGACCCCAAACAGAGACCATCACCTTCCACAGGCGAG CAGGTATCTGTGGCTGGGAGGCATACTGTGGAgacactgccccctgctggtagtAAGAAGGAAGAACCATCAGCAGGATTTCTGGACAGCAGCGAAGAGGAGATCAGACCAG atgTGTGTGGATTCTGTCGTAAGTCCGTCTCCCTCACAGAGCCAGCTATCGAGGCCTTAAACAGGACATACCACAGCGGCTGTTTCCAGTGTCGGCAGTGCCACACTCCCCTCGCTGGCAAAATGTACTACAACAAGGCTGGGATTCCTCTGTGTGAGGACTGCTACCAG GCCAGTCTGGAGCCCTGCTGGGCATGTGGCGAGGTCATCATGGATTATGTGATCCGTGCACTTGAGCGAGCCTATCATCCGCCCTGCTTCGTCTGCACCACCTGCAGGCAACCAATTGGAGAGCAGAGGTTTGCCCaaggagaggtgggggaggtctACTGCCTGCAGGACTACTACAG GAAATATGCCCCTCAGTGCAGCATCTGTGGAGAACTGATAATCCCACGAGAGGATGGCACAGACAGCTACACTGTAGAGTGTCTTGGCTGCTCCTTCCACGAAGACTGCTACCGCTGTGAG GTGTGTGGGATGCTTCTGTCTCCAGAGCCAAATGAGCACGGCTGCCACCCACTAGAGGGCCAAATACTGTGTAAACCGTGCCACCTGTCTCTGGTCCAGACCGTCCAGCACTGA
- the fblim1 gene encoding filamin-binding LIM protein 1 isoform X2, translated as MTSAAPQKRMVSSVFITLASPHRATVTPTPQIPTPTPQILGTPSRDTQHPTVPLSPTGAHRRPSASSIATQEGVRGVSSVPASPVRAQARPNPRSPAPETQTTISANGTPLSAPSRLGKTGQHKPDSSSKESLPSPPPPKSLLSEVSDVPAAPPPPTPFVVSSPTCPPADPKQRPSPSTGEVSVAGRHTVETLPPAGSKKEEPSAGFLDSSEEEIRPDVCGFCRKSVSLTEPAIEALNRTYHSGCFQCRQCHTPLAGKMYYNKAGIPLCEDCYQASLEPCWACGEVIMDYVIRALERAYHPPCFVCTTCRQPIGEQRFAQGEVGEVYCLQDYYRKYAPQCSICGELIIPREDGTDSYTVECLGCSFHEDCYRCEVCGMLLSPEPNEHGCHPLEGQILCKPCHLSLVQTVQH; from the exons ATGACATCTGCCGCCCCTCAGAAGAGGATGGTGTCCTCTGTCTTCATCACTCTGGCCTCTCCGCACCGAGCGACAGTCACCCCTACACCCCAGATCCCAACGCCAACGCCTCAAATCCTTGGCACCCCAAGCCGAGACACACAGCACCCCACAGTACCACTCAGTCCCACTGGAGCACACCGAAGACCCTCAGCTTCTTCCATTGCCACTCAGGAAGGGGTGCGAGGTGTCTCCTCTGTCCCTGCCAGCCCTGTCCGAGCCCAGGCCCGACCCAACCCGCGCTCCCCTGCCCCAGAAACCCAGACCACGATCAGTGCCAATGGCACTCCCCTGTCTGCTCCTTCCAGACTGGGGAAAACAGGCCAGCATAAGCCAGACAGCAGCTCCAAGG AGTCCctcccttctccacctccccctaAGTCCCTGCTCTCTGAGGTGTCTGATGTTCCggctgctcctccacccccaacTCCTTTTGTTGTGTCCTCTCCCACGTGTCCTCCAGCTGACCCCAAACAGAGACCATCACCTTCCACAGGCGAG GTATCTGTGGCTGGGAGGCATACTGTGGAgacactgccccctgctggtagtAAGAAGGAAGAACCATCAGCAGGATTTCTGGACAGCAGCGAAGAGGAGATCAGACCAG atgTGTGTGGATTCTGTCGTAAGTCCGTCTCCCTCACAGAGCCAGCTATCGAGGCCTTAAACAGGACATACCACAGCGGCTGTTTCCAGTGTCGGCAGTGCCACACTCCCCTCGCTGGCAAAATGTACTACAACAAGGCTGGGATTCCTCTGTGTGAGGACTGCTACCAG GCCAGTCTGGAGCCCTGCTGGGCATGTGGCGAGGTCATCATGGATTATGTGATCCGTGCACTTGAGCGAGCCTATCATCCGCCCTGCTTCGTCTGCACCACCTGCAGGCAACCAATTGGAGAGCAGAGGTTTGCCCaaggagaggtgggggaggtctACTGCCTGCAGGACTACTACAG GAAATATGCCCCTCAGTGCAGCATCTGTGGAGAACTGATAATCCCACGAGAGGATGGCACAGACAGCTACACTGTAGAGTGTCTTGGCTGCTCCTTCCACGAAGACTGCTACCGCTGTGAG GTGTGTGGGATGCTTCTGTCTCCAGAGCCAAATGAGCACGGCTGCCACCCACTAGAGGGCCAAATACTGTGTAAACCGTGCCACCTGTCTCTGGTCCAGACCGTCCAGCACTGA